The following proteins come from a genomic window of Candidozyma auris chromosome 4, complete sequence:
- the NRM1 gene encoding Nrm1p, which translates to MSSNRVALASINTNIDSPKGSPLFKHKSFTASARSSPKIHGPTALKVDEKEPLPLTPSTTPKLTLTKATSSLVPITGSVPPARKTESFSGYHITHGKNVKADLAATKLKLRLQLAFYKLKAQKDSLHARQGPEITVSPTVSEKEPRHFLSAANVNLQKPPRTASGPSLSKVASSKVAKKKPAKLSASSSSLRLYHIKPTSSFHNAYPQQLPLNVSSCGSSSQRLPPVHKILKTPIKTTTRNLVSQFYNNTNNGHSGTGSLSSFHFARTSHTEPTQPSDETIDDSVDDTGIDSRRKVDPIGSSPSRFGTFSTPNSFSVAKSLLQLGSGYY; encoded by the coding sequence ATGTCCTCCAACAGAGTGGCCTTGGCctccatcaacaccaacatAGACAGCCCCAAGGGCTCCCCTCTTTTCAAACACAAGTCCTTCACCGCCCTGGCACGCAGCCTGCCAAAAATTCACGGTCCCACGGCGTTGAAGGTTGACGAAAAGGAACCTTTGCCCTTGACTCCCTCTACCACGCCCAAATTGACCCTCACAAAAGCAACTTCGTCGCTTGTGCCCATCACAGGCCTGGTGCCGCCAGCACGGAAGACAGAGAGCTTTTCAGGCTATCACATTACTCACGGCAAGAACGTCAAGGCGGATTTGGCCGCtaccaagttgaagctcCGCTTGCAATTGGCTTTCTACAAGCTCAAGGCGCAAAAGGACTCCTTGCACGCCCGCCAGGGCCCGGAAATCACGGTTTCTCCTACTGTCAGCGAGAAAGAACCTCGTCACTTCTTGTCCGCCGCCAACGTCAACTTGCAAAAACCCCCACGAACCGCGTCTGGTCCACTGTTGAGCAAGGTGGCTTCAAGCAAAGTGGCCAAGAAAAAGCCCGCTAAACTCTCGGCTTCCTCGTCCTCATTACGTTTGTACCACATCAAGCCAACGTCGTCGTTCCACAATGCGTACCCACAACAGCTCCCGCTTAACGTATCAAGCTGTGGCTCATCCTCGCAGCGACTCCCCCCAGTacacaagatcttgaaaactCCAATTAAAACCACCACAAGGAACTTGGTCCTGCAATTctacaacaacaccaacaatggCCATTCCGGCACTGGCTCATTGAGTAGTTTCCATTTTGCACGAACCTCCCACACGGAACCAACCCAGCCCAGCGATGAGACCATTGACGACTCTGTTGACGACACAGGCATCGACAGCCGCAGAAAAGTCGACCCTATAGGAAGCTCTCCATCTCGTTTCGGCACCTTCAGCACCCCAAACAGCTTTTCGGTGGCCAAGTCGTTGTTGCAGCTTGGCCTGGGGTATTACTAA